The genome window ACACATTCAATTTAGACCAACTTTTTTCGGCGGTGACGGCGGTGGCTTTGATTTTTATTGCCAGCCCCAGACAGCAACGGTCGCCAAACGATAGCCCCAGTCGTTTGGTGGCGGGACGCAACGCGGCGCTGAGTAACGCCTGTTCTTCATCAAAGTCTCTGACTTGCAACCCAAGCAAGGCGATGCTTTCTTTGGCGTCCTGTTCGTCCAATCCTCCGTCAATCAATTTAGTGTAAACCTCTGCGAGATTGACGACACTCACTGCTGATTCGGCAAGCAACGCTTCAACCATATCGCCGCCTTTTTCATCATTCAAAACCGCGAGTATTGCCGAAGCATCAAGAACATAAGGTTTACTCACGCGCCGATTCCTCTTTGCGCTCGGATAATAATTCGTTGACCAGTGAACGACCCGGTTTGACTTTTTTTCGCACTAACGCTTGCGCTTTGCGCACCGCCTCTTTTCGGCTCAAAATAACCAGTTCATTGCCGCGACGAATCATCACCACTTCATCACCGATAGCCAGATTCATCTCTTTGCGAATTCCCGACGGAATAACCAGTCGTCCACCTTCTGTGAGCTTTGCGGTAATCTGTTCCATAATTCGCATTATATGCCACGATTTAAAATCGTGCCAAAAAACTTAAAGCTTGCCGCGGCGTAACTCGCCAAGCAGATATTCCGATGCGCGCCACGCCAGCGCCATAATCGTCGCCGTCGGGTTTTTATGCGAACCGGAAGTGAAGGCTGCGCCATCGACGACGAATAAATTTTTCACATCCCACGCCTGATTGAATTTGTTCAGCACAGAGTCGCGCGCATCTGCGCCCATGTGCGCGGTGCCCACTTCATGAATTGAAGCGCCAGGTTTTTCCGGGTCTTTAAACACATTAATCTCCACAGCTTTCGCCGCAGTGAAAATTTCCTGGTAAGTTTGCTGGATGCGTTTGAACATTTTGCGGTCGTTGTCTTCAAGCGGATGATGAATCTTCAGCACCGGCATTCCCCATTTATCAACTACCTCTTTATCGAGTTCAACGTATTTATTCGGCGACGGCAACATCTCGCCGTGACAAGCCAGACGAACCCGCGTGCCGTACCAGCGCCGCACCTCTTTTTTGAACGATGAACCAAAGCCCGCAAACCCTTTGGGGCTTTTGTCGGGGCTTTGCCCAAGTCGCGCAGAGGGTTCGATGTGAAAGCCGCGCACGAAATCGAATTCGTTTTCCGGGCGTTCGTATCCGAACCACGGAATCAGAATGTGCGAACCGCCCAGCCCATCACCCGCGTAGTTCGGCGAAAAACTTAAATCCGGCAAATATGCCTGCGCCCGCGCATCCAGATGTTCCATGAAATTTTTGCCAAGTTGACCGCTGGAATTGGCTATGCCATTCGGAAAAAGCGAAGAGGTCGAAAGCAACATCAACCGTGTGGTTTCCAAAGTTCCGCAGGCGGCGACCACCACACGCGCCTGAATCTCTGCCGGTTGTCCTGTGGTTTTATCAATGTAAGTGACGCCGCTTGCCCGCCCTTTTTTATCGACATTGATTGACCGCGCCATCGCGTTGGTGATGAGTTTAAAAGTGCGCGGATATTTTTTCATGAGCGGCACGACGATGCGATAGGTTGAATTAAAAAACGAATGGGTTTCGCAACCGTTATCACAGGCGGCGCAGAAATGGCATTTCGCATAACCATTATAGGCTTTCGTGAGCATTGCGCGACGCACCGGAATGGCGCGGATATTGAGTTTCGCGCAGGCGCGCTTGATGAGATGGTCGGCGCATTTCAAAGCCACGGGCGGCAATAGGTATTTACTGTCAGGCAAGTCCGGGTGATTTTCGCGTGTGCCACATACGCCCATAAAGAGTTCGGCTTTGTCATAGTAAGGTTCGAGGTCTTTGTAAGCGATGGGCCAGTCTTTGCCGTGTCCATCGGTCGAATAGCCTCTGAAATCGACGGCATTGAAGCGATTGACGAATCTGCCCCAGAACATCGTGCGTCCGCCGACATTGCGCGTGCGGTTCCAGTCATAAGGCAAATCTTTCGGCGTGGTGTAGGGTTCATCCGGGTTTTTCACGAACCAGTATTTTTCTCTGAAGAGAGCGGTTTTGGGTCGCTGTCCTGCGCCGCGATTCGGGAGTTCATAAGGAAACGGGTCGTGATAAGCGAAATCGTTCCATTGGTCGCGAAGCGGTCCGGCTTCGAGCATGGCGACGCGCAAGCCGCCTTCAACCAGAACTTTTGCCGCCACGCCGCCGGCTGCGCCCGAACCGACAATGACCACGTCATAGACATTCCTTCTTGCCTGAATATACATTGCCGTGTGCCTTTCTTTGATTGGATTTGACAGTGATTAGAGTAGGTGAAAGGCAACGCGAGCGTCAACGTTGCAAAGGGGAATTCATCAAGCTCAGGCGACGCTGGCAAGGCGCGCGGTGGTTAATTTATTTTCGAGTTCCATCTTTTCTAAAACGATGCTGGCTTGTGTCGTAAGCGCCATCAGTTCGTCCACGCCTGTGAGTTCGGTGAGGCTTGGGTAATTATCGCCGTAGACCAGAAATGCCGGTCGATTGTTGCGATAGATGGGCAGAACAAAGGCATTCAAAACATAATCATTGCCGCCAATAATATCGAAAAGGTATTCGTGTTGCGGATGATGTGGAATCGTGCCGATGAACGGTTCGCCGGTTTGCAACACATGGTCGAAGAGGCTATCGCTGCCAATCGCGATGCGAATCGAACGCACCGCTTCATCCGGCGTTTTATCGGCAATCAAACTTTCAATACCAAATTGTCCGAAGCCTTGAATTTCGGTTTCCCTGACCACGAACAGAATGCTGCGCGGCGCAACTTCGCTCAGGTAGCGCATAATCAAGAGACTGACTTCGGCGGCAAATGAACAGTTGCGCATTTCGGCAAGCAATGACATCACCAGTGATGGTTTTGGTTCATCGAGCACATCTTCATCGGCTTCGGTTGCCGCCGATTCATCCAGAGTCAACTTCGCTGTTTCAGAAGTGACGGCTTCGCCCTCAACGCCTGCATCGTACTCCGCTACGGTTTCATGAGCGGTGACGCCGAAATCAAAAGTTTCAACCCAATTGCTGGTGACTTCTTTGGCTGGCAGGGTGAAGCGTTCGCCTTCATCGTCAATGCTCTCTACGCTCGACTCGTTATACCAGTCGGCTTCATCGCGTTCTTTTGCTGAAGCGAGCAGCAGTTCACCGACATCGACGCCATGCGGCAAAGCGATTTCATTGAACGGGTCGAGCAAGGTTTTGACCGATAAATCAAATCCGAATTTGCCGCGTTCAAGTGAAAGCAGAAAACTGATGACATCGGTTAAATGCCGCCGCGCCATAGTAAATAATTCTTTTCTGCCGAGAATGCCGCTTTCGATAAGCAGGGTTTGCAGCGTCCAGATGCCGTCATCCTGCACGCCGACGCTTTTCAATTCATTTAAAATGCGGGCACTGATTTTGTTTTCTCTGAGCAAGCGGTCGGCGAAGGTTTCGCCCGGTCGGATGGAAGCGTGAGTGATTTTGCCTTCTTCAAGCAGAATGCAATAAATGGTGTCATCGGAATCGATAAACAGGGTGCCGGATTTTTTGGAAATCGAGAGGATTTGCAAAACATCGGTCAGCGAAAAATCCGCGAGGTCGCCGTTCATTTCCAGATGATTGCTCGGAAAACGGGTCGCATTGCGGTAATCATCCGCGACACTGGTATTTTGATAAGTCGATTCAGTATGAAGAATCATACCTTAGCCCTGAAGTCTCTTTTTAACGTTCGTTCGTTGAAGCCGTCCGGCAATACCTGCCCCTTGGGGATTGCCAAACGCGCTTGTCTGTATTGTTCGTACTGACAAAGGTCAGATTACCTCGCCATTATTTTGCAGGGCATCGGGTTTTTCAATACTTAATTTTTGGATGGTCGTCGGGGTAGGGAATGCCGTAGGTTCATCGGAAAAATTAAAGGATTGCTTCGCACAAGCGGCAATCCTTCAATAAAGTTGAGCAAGATAACACAAGCAAGCTTGGCGGAATTTCACATATTGCCGAGCAAAGACAACAGGAAAAAGATGACAAATATGGCGACGCTGACGCCTACGCTGATCAAACACCACATCTTGGCTTTGTTCGACGCATCAACCGCGCCTGCATAATCGCCGACTTGCAATTTACTGTTGACCTGTGAGGAATAGACGATGGCGACCACCCCCGCAGGTATACAACAAAGCAGGGTTGTCAAAATTGACCAGATTAAATAATTCGGCACATCGCCGACCGGCGCGCCGCCATAACCCGGCGCTCCGTAACTTGGCGTGTTGCCGATGCGATAGCCCGGTCCACCATAGGGCGGCGGTTGTGAGCCATAACCTTGATTGCCGTAACCGCCGCCGTAGCCTTGCCCGCCGCCATAGCCGCCTTGTCCAGCGCCATAAGGCGGTTGTGCGCCGTAACCCGAAGGCGGTGGGGGCGGAAAATTTTGACCGGGCGGCGGCGGATAATTTAACGGTTCATCTGTTGGCGGTATGCCTGGCGCAACCGGCTCATTTGACGGCGGAACGGCGCTCACCGGTTGATTGCCC of Acidobacteriota bacterium contains these proteins:
- a CDS encoding type II toxin-antitoxin system VapC family toxin encodes the protein MSKPYVLDASAILAVLNDEKGGDMVEALLAESAVSVVNLAEVYTKLIDGGLDEQDAKESIALLGLQVRDFDEEQALLSAALRPATKRLGLSFGDRCCLGLAIKIKATAVTAEKSWSKLNVCRTKIIR
- a CDS encoding AbrB/MazE/SpoVT family DNA-binding domain-containing protein codes for the protein MEQITAKLTEGGRLVIPSGIRKEMNLAIGDEVVMIRRGNELVILSRKEAVRKAQALVRKKVKPGRSLVNELLSERKEESARE
- a CDS encoding GMC family oxidoreductase; the protein is MYIQARRNVYDVVIVGSGAAGGVAAKVLVEGGLRVAMLEAGPLRDQWNDFAYHDPFPYELPNRGAGQRPKTALFREKYWFVKNPDEPYTTPKDLPYDWNRTRNVGGRTMFWGRFVNRFNAVDFRGYSTDGHGKDWPIAYKDLEPYYDKAELFMGVCGTRENHPDLPDSKYLLPPVALKCADHLIKRACAKLNIRAIPVRRAMLTKAYNGYAKCHFCAACDNGCETHSFFNSTYRIVVPLMKKYPRTFKLITNAMARSINVDKKGRASGVTYIDKTTGQPAEIQARVVVAACGTLETTRLMLLSTSSLFPNGIANSSGQLGKNFMEHLDARAQAYLPDLSFSPNYAGDGLGGSHILIPWFGYERPENEFDFVRGFHIEPSARLGQSPDKSPKGFAGFGSSFKKEVRRWYGTRVRLACHGEMLPSPNKYVELDKEVVDKWGMPVLKIHHPLEDNDRKMFKRIQQTYQEIFTAAKAVEINVFKDPEKPGASIHEVGTAHMGADARDSVLNKFNQAWDVKNLFVVDGAAFTSGSHKNPTATIMALAWRASEYLLGELRRGKL
- a CDS encoding DUF4388 domain-containing protein, whose product is MILHTESTYQNTSVADDYRNATRFPSNHLEMNGDLADFSLTDVLQILSISKKSGTLFIDSDDTIYCILLEEGKITHASIRPGETFADRLLRENKISARILNELKSVGVQDDGIWTLQTLLIESGILGRKELFTMARRHLTDVISFLLSLERGKFGFDLSVKTLLDPFNEIALPHGVDVGELLLASAKERDEADWYNESSVESIDDEGERFTLPAKEVTSNWVETFDFGVTAHETVAEYDAGVEGEAVTSETAKLTLDESAATEADEDVLDEPKPSLVMSLLAEMRNCSFAAEVSLLIMRYLSEVAPRSILFVVRETEIQGFGQFGIESLIADKTPDEAVRSIRIAIGSDSLFDHVLQTGEPFIGTIPHHPQHEYLFDIIGGNDYVLNAFVLPIYRNNRPAFLVYGDNYPSLTELTGVDELMALTTQASIVLEKMELENKLTTARLASVA
- a CDS encoding CD225/dispanin family protein; this translates as MFCPRCGTQNEAGEVNCLRCGTELPQPRPVGTSETNRETSQPPGNQPVSAVPPSNEPVAPGIPPTDEPLNYPPPPGQNFPPPPPSGYGAQPPYGAGQGGYGGGQGYGGGYGNQGYGSQPPPYGGPGYRIGNTPSYGAPGYGGAPVGDVPNYLIWSILTTLLCCIPAGVVAIVYSSQVNSKLQVGDYAGAVDASNKAKMWCLISVGVSVAIFVIFFLLSLLGNM